In Panthera tigris isolate Pti1 chromosome C1, P.tigris_Pti1_mat1.1, whole genome shotgun sequence, the following proteins share a genomic window:
- the FBXO2 gene encoding F-box only protein 2 produces MDGDGEPESLGQPEEVSPEGQQEEAGAEEASAGEERPEEEEEEEEAAAYLQELPEPLLLRVLAELPAAELVQACRLVCLRWKELVDGAPLWLLKCQQEGLVPEGGAEDERDHWQQFYFLSKRRRNLLRNPCGAEDLEGWCDVEHGGDGWRVEDLPGDCGVEFIHDESVKKYFASSFEWCRKAQVVDLQAEGYWEELLDTAQPAIVVKDWYSGRRDAGCLYELTVKLLSEHEDVLAEFSSGQVAVPPDSDDGWIQISHTFTDYGPGVRFVRFEHGGQDSVYWKGWFGARVTNSSVWVEP; encoded by the exons ATGGACGGAGACGGTGAACCAG AGAGCTTGGGCCAGCCGGAGGAGGTGAGCCCggaggggcagcaggaggaaGCCGGCGCGGAGGAGGCGAGCGCCGGGGAGGAGCggcccgaggaggaggaggaggaggaggaggcggcggcgtaCCTGCAGGAGCTGCCCGAGCCGCTGCTGCTGCGCGTGCTGGCCGAGCTGCCGGCCGCCGAGCTGGTGCAGGCCTGCCGCCTGGTGTGCCTGCGCTGGAAGGAGCTGGTGGACGGCGCCCCCCTCTGGCTGCTCAAGTGTCAGCAGGAGGGGCTGGTGCCCGAGGGCGGCGCCGAGGACGAGCGCGACCACTGGCAACAGTTTTACTTCCTGAGCAAGCGGCGGCGCAACCTTCTGCGCAACCCGTGCGGGGCAG AGGACCTGGAGGGCTGGTGCGACGTGGAGCACGGAGGGGACGGCTGGAGGGTGGAGGACCTGCCCGGAGACTGTGGGGTGGAATTCATCCACGACGAGAGCGTCAAGAAGTACTTCGCCTCCTCCTTTGA GTGGTGTCGCAAAGCGCAGGTCGTTGACCTGCAGGCTGAGGGCTACTGGGAGGAGCTGCTGGACACCGCTCAGCCGGCCATCGTGGTGAAGGACTG GTACTCGGGCCGTAGGGACGCCGGCTGCCTGTACGAGCTCACGGTGAAGCTGCTGTCGGAGCACGAGGACGTGCTGGCCGAGTTCAGCAGCGGGCAGGTGGCGGTGCCCCCAGACAGCGACGATGGCTGGATCCAG ATCTCCCACACCTTCACCGACTATGGGCCCGGTGTCCGCTTTGTCCGCTTCGAACATGGGGGTCAGGACTCCGTCTACTGGAAGGGCTGGTTCGGGGCCCGAGTGACCAACAGCAGCGTGTGGGTGGAGCCCTGA